A segment of the Halovivax limisalsi genome:
ACCGCGAGCCCGATGTCGATGGGCCGGTCAGAGGCGTCCTCGTCGCGCCGTCGGCGACCGACCGCGCCCGCCGGATGCTCGAGGAGCGACGACTGGAGTTCGTCGCGCTGGAACCCGAGGCGGACGGACGGCGCTGACCGCCTTCACTCGGGCGGAAACGACGGTACTCAGAGCGGAGCCATCACTCCGGAGAATCCCTCACCCCGGAGAAGCTCTCAGTCGGGCAAGAACGCCATCGTCTCCTCGATCACGCGCTCGTGGTCGCGGCGGAAGGAGTGGTCTTCACCGGGTAGTTCGACCAGTTCCCCCCGCGGGAGTCCCTCGACGATCTGTGCCGCATCCTCGACCGAGAGGCCTCTATCCTCGTCGCCCTGGAGGAGTCGTACCGGGATCGTGATCGCGGCGAGTTCGGCTTCCGAGATGGACGGCTCGTCGTCGTGCTCGCCCGCCAGAACCGCCGGCGCCCACAGGACGAGCCGATCCACGGTATCTGGGAGGTGCTGGAGCGCGATCCGGCCGCCGAAGCTCTTCGCGACCACCGCGATCGTCTCGCAGCCTCGATCCCGGAGGAAATCGACCGCCGCCTCGAGTTCCGCCTCGAACTCGGCGTCGGTCTTTTCCTCCAGATCGGCCGGGAACGGCCACGTCTCGAAGCGAGCGACATGGTACCCCGCCTCCGCGGCCGTCCGAGAAAAGCGGAGGAACACGTCGCCGAACGGGCCGTGACCGGCGCCCGGGACCAGCAGGACCCCGCGATCGGTCTCCTCGTTCGGGACGTTCAATCGACCCGGATACCGCTCGTCGCCGACCTCGAGTGTCACGTCCATCGCACACATAGGCGAACCGACAGTCACGGGACGGTCCGATAAAACTGTCGGAAAAACGACGGTCGAACCGGAGCGCTTCCCGGATCAGACCCGTCCAGAACCGCTACTTCAGCATATCGGCCGCCTCCTCGACGTCCACGACGCCCTGTTCGACGGCGGTGAGCACGCGGACGACCTCGGGATCGGGGTTGGTGCCGACGTCCTCGTCCACCTCGTCGAGCGTGATCTTCTCGCTGTGGCCGACGAACTCCTCGAAGTCGGTTCCCTCGGATATCGCGGTCTCCTTCTTCACGCGGTAGTTGCCGCCGTCGGTGTGGTGGAGATCGCCGGGGTGGAAGAAGTACCACGACTCGCGGTCGAAGCGAGCGCCGATTCGGGGTTTCGCGCCGAAGTTCCGCGCGAAGTAGATGAGGGCCTCGACCTCCTCGCCGGTGAGGTAGATGGGGTCGCCGGAGCTGGACTTGGCCTCGATGGCGTAGAAGGTCTCGCCGTCGCCGGCAAGCACGTCCGGCAGTTCGCGCTCGGTCGCCGAGCCGCTCGCGGGTGCGCGCATGACGGCGAACCCGGCCTCGTCGAGCCGGTTGACGAGTTCGCGCTCGCGCCGGTCACCCTTCGCCTGTGACATGGGGCTATCTCGCGGACGGGCGCACATAAACGAGACGGGAGCGGGCCGGAGGTGAAAATCGGGCCCCCGCGGACGGTCACACGGAGTGACCGGACGAGACGCTCTCCTCAGCCGCCGATTCACCACGGGAGGACGGCCAGCAGTTCGAGGACGGACGCGGGCTCGGCTTCGAGTTCCTCCGGCGCGTAGCGCAGGACGAGGTAGAGGAGGCCGAACTGGACGGCGTTGAACGTCGCGTGGGCGATCGTGGGGACGAGGAGGTTGTCCGACTTCGCGTAGAGGTAGCCGAAGATGAGCGCGCCGCCGAAGACGCTGGCGATCGAGGTCGCGATCGCGCCGGCGGGGGCGACCGTGCCGTCCGAGAGCAGCGCGTAGGAGGGCACGTGGATGACGGCGAAGACGAGACTCGCGATGACGACGGCGGTCAGGCGGTCGAACGACGCGTAGAGGCGCTTTTGCACCACGTTCCGGAAGAGGAACTCCTCGGCCGGGGCGTTGAACAGAAAGACGATCCCGATCATGATCAGGACCATGTTCGGATCGTCGCCGATGAAGCGCATCACGTCGTTCTGCGACCCGGAGAGGCCGAGGACCGTCGTGACGACACTGAGGAGGATGTAAAAGCCGATCGCGCCGACGACGCCGAAGCCGACGTACTTCCAGCCGCGACGGGTCGGCCACGAGATGTCGAGCCAGGCCCACCCGCGCCCGGTCCACCAGAGGTAGATCGCACCTGCGACGATGAATCCGAGAAAGTTGAACACGAGCAGCGCGGTCGTACTCGCCATCGAGGCGTCGGCCGGTGAATTGGCCAGGAGCGGGTCGAGCAGGATCAGCGGCGTCGTCACCACGCTCGAGACGAGGATCCCGAAGACCGCGAGCGACACCGCGGCGACGACCGCACGAACGGGCCCGCCGGGCGCCTGAACGGTCGAACCGGACTGGTGCGAGGCCATCGGTCACAGTTCCAGAGCGAGCGTCTTGGATGTTCCTCTTCGCGACTCCAATCGGGGTCACGTCCCCGGCGACCGGCGGGACCGCCTCGGCGACCCGGTTCGTCGTCGATATTTTATGGGTCGGCCGGCGAGAGAGTCGATATGGACGACTCGCCGATCACCGACGTGCAGGAACCGGAAGCCGCCTTCTCCATCCTGGCCGACGAGATCCGGATCGACATCCTCCGGGCGCTCTGGCAGGCCGACGAGACGACGTGTTCCTTCGCCGACCTGCGCGAGGCCGTCGGCGTCCGCGACTCCGGGCAGTTCAACTACCACCTGGGAAAGCTCACCGACGCGTTCGTCCGCAAGACCGACGACGGCTACGAGTTGCGCTCGGCGGGTCGCCACGTCGTCGGCGCGCTCCTGTCGGGCACCTACACGATGGACGGCACGGTCGAGGAGCTCGAGCTCGACGATCCCTGCCCGCTCTGTGGCGATTCGCTCGCGTTCTCCTACGCGGACGACCGCGCCACGGTCGCCTGCGAGTCGTGTCCCTTCGGGGCGGCCTTTCCGATCCCGCCGGGCGCGTTCGCGGGGTACGAGCCCGCGGCGTTTCCGGCGGTGGCCGACCGCTACGTTCGC
Coding sequences within it:
- a CDS encoding alpha/beta hydrolase, whose product is MCAMDVTLEVGDERYPGRLNVPNEETDRGVLLVPGAGHGPFGDVFLRFSRTAAEAGYHVARFETWPFPADLEEKTDAEFEAELEAAVDFLRDRGCETIAVVAKSFGGRIALQHLPDTVDRLVLWAPAVLAGEHDDEPSISEAELAAITIPVRLLQGDEDRGLSVEDAAQIVEGLPRGELVELPGEDHSFRRDHERVIEETMAFLPD
- the hjc gene encoding Holliday junction resolvase Hjc, translating into MSQAKGDRRERELVNRLDEAGFAVMRAPASGSATERELPDVLAGDGETFYAIEAKSSSGDPIYLTGEEVEALIYFARNFGAKPRIGARFDRESWYFFHPGDLHHTDGGNYRVKKETAISEGTDFEEFVGHSEKITLDEVDEDVGTNPDPEVVRVLTAVEQGVVDVEEAADMLK
- a CDS encoding CPBP family intramembrane glutamic endopeptidase, translating into MASHQSGSTVQAPGGPVRAVVAAVSLAVFGILVSSVVTTPLILLDPLLANSPADASMASTTALLVFNFLGFIVAGAIYLWWTGRGWAWLDISWPTRRGWKYVGFGVVGAIGFYILLSVVTTVLGLSGSQNDVMRFIGDDPNMVLIMIGIVFLFNAPAEEFLFRNVVQKRLYASFDRLTAVVIASLVFAVIHVPSYALLSDGTVAPAGAIATSIASVFGGALIFGYLYAKSDNLLVPTIAHATFNAVQFGLLYLVLRYAPEELEAEPASVLELLAVLPW
- a CDS encoding winged helix-turn-helix domain-containing protein encodes the protein MDDSPITDVQEPEAAFSILADEIRIDILRALWQADETTCSFADLREAVGVRDSGQFNYHLGKLTDAFVRKTDDGYELRSAGRHVVGALLSGTYTMDGTVEELELDDPCPLCGDSLAFSYADDRATVACESCPFGAAFPIPPGAFAGYEPAAFPAVADRYVRTLLSRARNRFCEMCAARVAPALSAEPLEALSDEGDAEIDPQVPGQLVMVTYDCDRCGSTTQINLGTVLLDHPAVVTFHDEHGIDVRAIRLWKLGAGTAIPESTLVEDEPHRATVTYRIEDETLTLFVDDELTVRDTVRREQA